A section of the Streptococcus oriscaviae genome encodes:
- a CDS encoding DUF3013 family protein, protein MAKHGFLDVLEAALDKHFTYDYELNWDKKNHAVELAFILEAQNVAGIETVDDEGNASAEDIFLEEYVLFYNQDKSRFDEEDYLVALPFDAKKGFSAEFLTYFADFLKDTADQGLDELMDFLADPEAQEFAIAWDGEAFEKGRAELVEGEFYPYPRY, encoded by the coding sequence ATGGCGAAACATGGCTTTTTAGATGTGCTGGAAGCAGCACTGGACAAACATTTTACTTATGATTACGAGCTCAACTGGGACAAGAAGAACCACGCTGTTGAATTGGCTTTTATCTTGGAAGCGCAAAATGTGGCTGGGATCGAAACGGTGGACGACGAAGGCAATGCGTCTGCGGAGGATATTTTCCTGGAGGAGTATGTCCTTTTCTACAATCAGGACAAGTCTCGCTTTGACGAGGAAGACTACCTGGTCGCTCTGCCATTTGACGCCAAGAAGGGCTTTTCAGCCGAGTTTCTGACCTATTTCGCAGACTTTCTCAAGGACACCGCCGACCAAGGTCTAGATGAACTCATGGACTTTTTGGCGGACCCAGAAGCCCAAGAGTTTGCCATTGCTTGGGACGGAGAGGCTTTTGAAAAAGGCAGAGCAGAATTGGTGGAAGGGGAATTTTACCCATATCCGAGGTATTGA
- a CDS encoding MazG nucleotide pyrophosphohydrolase domain-containing protein — protein sequence MAELTVSVLEEYLRDHYGTTVPEQSLFMKLVEEIGEVAELLNKRAGRKMMDGEEDSSACLAEELADVIHYAVALAAVNQLDLTKSILEKDERASVKYGREINLLEFIEKRK from the coding sequence ATGGCGGAGTTGACGGTGAGTGTTTTGGAAGAATACTTGCGTGACCACTATGGGACGACAGTTCCAGAGCAAAGTCTCTTTATGAAATTAGTGGAAGAAATTGGTGAAGTGGCAGAGCTGCTGAACAAGCGTGCAGGCCGCAAGATGATGGACGGCGAAGAAGACAGCTCTGCTTGTCTAGCAGAAGAACTAGCTGATGTTATTCACTATGCTGTAGCCTTAGCAGCGGTAAATCAACTAGATTTAACCAAGTCCATTTTGGAGAAAGACGAGCGGGCTTCCGTCAAATACGGGCGAGAAATAAATTTATTGGAATTTATAGAAAAGAGGAAATAG
- a CDS encoding replication-associated recombination protein A: MPANLALRMRPKSIDEVIGQEHLVGPGKIIRRMIDANMLSSMILYGPPGIGKTSIASAIAGTTKYAFRTFNATTDNQKRLQEIAEEAKFSGGLVLMLDEIHRLNKTKQDFLLPLLENGNIIMIGATTENPFFSILPAIRSRVQIFELQPLQTSHIRQALELALTDTERGFDFPVTIEPEALDFLANATNGDLRAAYNSLELAVLSTKESDDGSRHIDLDAVENSLQKSYISMDKNGDAHYDILSALQKSIRGSDVNASLHYAARLIEAEDLPSLARRLTVIAYEDIGLANPEAQIHTVTALEAAQKIGFPEARILIANVVIDLALSPKSNSAYLAMDAALADLRKNGHLPIPNHLRDGHYAGSKELGNAIGYQYPHAYPEKWVDQQYLPDKLLHADYFTANDTGKYERALGLTQEKIKKLQKNRQKNN; the protein is encoded by the coding sequence ATGCCAGCCAATCTCGCCCTTCGTATGCGGCCCAAATCCATTGATGAGGTAATCGGTCAGGAGCACCTGGTCGGTCCTGGAAAGATTATCCGCCGCATGATTGATGCCAATATGCTGTCGTCCATGATTCTCTACGGTCCGCCAGGGATTGGCAAGACCTCGATTGCGTCCGCCATTGCTGGCACGACCAAGTATGCCTTTCGGACCTTTAATGCCACGACAGATAACCAAAAACGCCTGCAGGAAATCGCTGAGGAAGCTAAATTTTCTGGCGGTCTGGTTCTCATGCTCGATGAGATCCACCGCCTCAACAAGACCAAACAGGACTTTCTACTTCCTCTCTTGGAAAATGGCAATATTATCATGATTGGGGCAACGACTGAAAATCCCTTCTTCTCAATTCTGCCTGCCATTCGCAGTCGGGTGCAGATTTTTGAATTGCAGCCTTTGCAAACCAGCCACATCCGACAAGCCTTGGAACTAGCTCTGACAGACACCGAACGCGGTTTTGATTTCCCCGTCACCATTGAGCCTGAGGCTCTGGATTTTCTGGCAAATGCTACCAACGGCGACCTGCGTGCCGCTTACAATTCGCTGGAATTAGCTGTGCTTTCCACCAAGGAAAGCGACGACGGTAGCCGCCACATTGACCTAGACGCTGTGGAAAATAGCCTGCAAAAGTCCTACATCAGCATGGACAAGAACGGCGATGCCCATTACGACATCCTCTCGGCCCTGCAGAAATCCATTCGGGGGAGTGATGTCAATGCTAGCCTCCACTATGCCGCTCGTTTGATTGAGGCAGAAGACCTGCCTAGTCTGGCTCGTCGCTTGACGGTCATTGCCTATGAAGACATCGGATTGGCCAATCCAGAGGCACAGATTCATACCGTGACAGCCCTTGAAGCGGCCCAGAAAATCGGATTTCCAGAAGCCCGGATTTTGATTGCCAATGTAGTCATTGATTTGGCCCTTTCTCCAAAATCCAATTCTGCCTATCTGGCTATGGACGCGGCCCTAGCTGATTTGCGGAAAAACGGTCATCTGCCTATTCCCAATCACCTGCGGGATGGCCACTATGCTGGCAGCAAGGAGCTGGGAAATGCCATTGGCTACCAGTATCCACATGCCTATCCTGAAAAATGGGTAGACCAGCAATACCTGCCCGACAAGTTACTTCATGCGGACTACTTTACCGCCAACGACACTGGGAAATACGAGCGGGCCTTGGGTTTGACCCAAGAAAAAATCAAAAAATTACAAAAAAATCGGCAGAAAAACAACTGA
- a CDS encoding site-specific integrase → MSISYRKRGKHKLWDYRVFDKKGCVIAFDSGFKTKREAMYNAVEIERKLLLTNVFTPKATLYELWLKWHELIIVPSKLAKSSKDKHIQRGKVIKENFGDMPVTEITHSQYQKFINDYCSRVLVDQVRRFNKVVQSVLVMAQRDGALLTNFTEEIVFEGETSRKKAADKHIRSMEEYERLLIELKKRISESDSVTPVLLYLYFTTGFRPGEGAGLCWPDIDFEKMVIKTYRRYSGDSNSFYPSKNKWSERVVPMSAELATILKLLQHKQERILSEKGVTNPEKLVFFDWLYGVPTSTAISKYLNKVLAGMGCDYKLTAYSGRHSYGSYLLAKKVDIWVVAKILGHKDIQQLMETYGHLLQEIEKEGFQEIRELLVIQR, encoded by the coding sequence GTGTCTATATCATATAGAAAAAGAGGTAAACATAAACTTTGGGATTATAGAGTATTTGATAAAAAAGGTTGTGTAATAGCTTTTGATTCAGGGTTTAAAACCAAGAGAGAAGCTATGTATAATGCGGTTGAAATTGAAAGAAAATTGCTTTTGACGAATGTTTTTACACCAAAAGCTACTTTGTACGAATTGTGGCTCAAGTGGCATGAGTTGATAATTGTACCAAGTAAATTAGCAAAATCATCTAAAGATAAGCATATTCAACGTGGCAAAGTCATTAAGGAAAATTTTGGAGATATGCCTGTAACTGAAATAACGCATAGTCAATACCAAAAGTTTATAAATGACTATTGTAGCAGAGTCTTAGTAGATCAAGTTAGACGTTTTAATAAAGTTGTTCAATCTGTTTTAGTGATGGCTCAACGTGATGGCGCGTTACTTACTAATTTCACTGAGGAAATCGTTTTTGAAGGTGAAACAAGTAGAAAAAAGGCTGCCGACAAACATATTAGAAGTATGGAAGAATATGAAAGATTGCTAATTGAGTTGAAAAAGCGTATTTCTGAAAGTGACTCAGTTACACCGGTGCTATTATATTTGTACTTCACAACTGGTTTTCGTCCGGGAGAGGGAGCAGGTTTATGTTGGCCTGATATTGATTTTGAAAAGATGGTCATAAAGACTTATCGTCGCTATTCAGGAGATAGCAATAGTTTTTATCCTTCAAAAAATAAGTGGTCAGAGAGAGTAGTTCCGATGAGTGCTGAGTTGGCTACTATTTTAAAACTTTTACAGCATAAACAAGAACGGATTTTGTCAGAAAAAGGGGTAACTAATCCTGAAAAATTGGTATTTTTTGATTGGTTATATGGAGTTCCAACAAGTACAGCTATTAGTAAGTATTTAAATAAAGTGTTAGCAGGTATGGGCTGTGACTATAAGTTGACTGCTTATAGTGGAAGGCATAGCTATGGAAGTTATTTATTAGCTAAGAAAGTTGATATTTGGGTGGTAGCTAAAATCTTAGGTCATAAAGATATTCAGCAGCTAATGGAAACCTATGGTCATTTATTACAGGAAATTGAAAAAGAAGGTTTTCAGGAAATAAGAGAATTGTTAGTTATTCAAAGATGA
- a CDS encoding DUF771 domain-containing protein encodes MGALLEKQKLKQSQVFNVSIPVPENLVVMDKEEYLELLAKSEEGRWWVVDDVLELLSISRSTLINEILLNPRFKDEMDIERNKNGFVLYPIRKGSPYRFLASRTRKYFEENFASILLFK; translated from the coding sequence ATGGGAGCATTATTAGAAAAGCAAAAATTAAAACAAAGTCAGGTATTCAATGTATCAATACCTGTACCAGAAAATCTGGTAGTGATGGATAAAGAAGAGTACTTAGAATTGCTGGCCAAGTCTGAGGAAGGGCGTTGGTGGGTTGTTGATGATGTATTAGAGTTATTGAGCATTAGTCGCAGCACACTGATTAACGAAATTTTGTTAAATCCGCGTTTTAAAGATGAAATGGACATTGAACGAAACAAGAACGGGTTTGTATTATACCCAATAAGAAAAGGTAGTCCATACAGATTTTTGGCATCCAGAACACGAAAATATTTTGAAGAAAACTTTGCGTCAATATTGTTGTTTAAATAA
- a CDS encoding CHAP domain-containing protein, with product MKSKKRLAKFFVCCLVLFPLILPVIILMLFSSGRSDTSEYTNSWSTGDPYTHNLFVKRFGITATQLDGYLASTGIDYDKSRINGRLLLEWERESGVDVRAIVAMAQMESGFGTAGVARLPGANMFGYGAFDSNPENAANYNDKIAIVELAKVTLKANKNESFKVQDDKARKHASGSLNVSTEGGLYFTDTSGSGKRRAEVMKRVDDFINANGGTPQAPLSRNTVRGTGVANPGEITLDLPSGYTLDSPIDINGYIAQSYPWGQCTWFVFNRAKTFGIHFDPYMGNGGDWKFKAGYVVTHVPTKHAAISFSPYELISDPTYGHVAFVEDVKSDGSILISEANLKGLGMVNYRVIDASTARTLSYVIGHR from the coding sequence ATGAAAAGCAAGAAAAGATTAGCTAAGTTTTTTGTATGTTGTTTGGTATTATTCCCTTTGATTTTGCCTGTAATTATTTTGATGTTGTTTTCATCTGGCCGTTCGGACACCTCGGAATATACCAACAGTTGGTCTACGGGTGATCCATATACACATAATCTTTTCGTTAAGCGTTTTGGTATTACTGCTACTCAGTTAGATGGTTATTTGGCCTCAACTGGTATTGATTATGATAAGAGCCGTATCAATGGTCGTTTGCTTTTGGAGTGGGAGCGTGAGAGTGGTGTGGATGTCCGAGCTATCGTGGCTATGGCACAGATGGAATCCGGCTTTGGTACTGCTGGAGTAGCTCGTTTGCCCGGGGCTAACATGTTCGGCTATGGTGCTTTTGATAGCAATCCGGAAAATGCGGCAAATTATAATGACAAGATAGCGATTGTCGAGCTTGCTAAGGTTACATTGAAGGCAAATAAAAATGAGTCTTTCAAGGTACAAGATGATAAGGCTAGAAAACATGCTAGCGGCAGCTTAAATGTAAGCACAGAAGGTGGTCTGTATTTTACAGACACTTCTGGCAGTGGAAAACGTAGAGCCGAGGTCATGAAGCGAGTTGATGATTTTATCAACGCGAATGGTGGTACTCCGCAAGCTCCTCTAAGTAGAAATACTGTTAGAGGAACTGGAGTCGCTAATCCGGGTGAAATAACACTTGACTTACCTAGTGGCTATACATTGGATAGTCCAATTGATATTAACGGGTATATTGCACAATCGTATCCGTGGGGTCAATGTACTTGGTTTGTGTTTAATCGAGCTAAAACATTTGGTATTCACTTTGATCCGTATATGGGCAATGGTGGAGATTGGAAGTTTAAAGCAGGATATGTAGTGACACATGTACCTACGAAACATGCTGCTATTTCTTTCAGTCCGTATGAGTTAATATCAGATCCTACATATGGACATGTAGCTTTTGTGGAAGATGTGAAGTCAGATGGTTCTATCTTGATTTCAGAAGCCAATCTTAAAGGTCTGGGTATGGTTAATTATAGGGTTATTGATGCCTCAACTGCAAGAACCCTTTCTTATGTAATTGGTCATAGATAG
- a CDS encoding LPXTG cell wall anchor domain-containing protein, producing MKKHYVISALVLSGCLSSVVKADEAVPVPPAETVVTVAVDAPIEEVVTTENIVNESGSSAEVVPTPDEKPIEESGTTIETDKPIESTEEVPVDPNTPPAIETTVGEKPTEETVTAPVVKDEATIKAEENTGASSTGEAKPITTPVIDEPIVTNKGDVILSTQDGAVLVQTEAGPVLKEAVEIGAVKQSDGTVAVKTNTGELKVLPRTGEELNIILFFLGVFALAGAAVVFWRDNLVSFLKRIKK from the coding sequence ATGAAAAAACATTATGTGATTAGTGCTTTAGTGCTAAGTGGTTGCTTATCTTCAGTTGTAAAAGCAGATGAGGCTGTTCCAGTGCCTCCTGCAGAAACAGTGGTTACTGTTGCGGTTGATGCGCCTATTGAGGAAGTTGTAACAACAGAGAATATTGTCAATGAATCAGGTTCATCCGCTGAAGTTGTTCCTACACCTGATGAAAAACCTATTGAGGAATCAGGAACGACTATTGAAACTGATAAACCGATTGAATCAACTGAAGAAGTACCGGTTGACCCTAATACACCTCCAGCCATTGAAACAACCGTGGGAGAAAAACCAACTGAAGAAACAGTGACAGCTCCTGTTGTGAAAGATGAGGCTACTATTAAAGCTGAAGAAAATACCGGGGCAAGCAGTACGGGTGAAGCTAAACCTATCACTACACCTGTCATTGATGAGCCCATTGTGACGAATAAGGGTGATGTTATTCTAAGCACGCAAGATGGTGCTGTATTGGTTCAGACTGAAGCTGGGCCAGTCTTGAAAGAAGCTGTTGAAATTGGGGCTGTAAAGCAATCTGATGGCACGGTTGCGGTTAAAACGAATACAGGTGAATTAAAGGTTCTTCCTCGTACAGGTGAAGAGCTTAATATTATCTTGTTCTTCCTTGGAGTCTTTGCCTTGGCAGGGGCTGCGGTTGTTTTTTGGCGAGACAATCTTGTCTCGTTCTTAAAACGAATTAAGAAATAA